Proteins encoded by one window of Salvia splendens isolate huo1 chromosome 5, SspV2, whole genome shotgun sequence:
- the LOC121805721 gene encoding E3 ubiquitin ligase BIG BROTHER-related-like, with amino-acid sequence MENTNDKADSGNQENPNDHCNPSNDNDNPISGDVAGNRPLRTPFTDLSQVDADLALARTLQEQERAYMMLRMGGDVGSDSESWETESYDDFDDAGEEDYDESDVEVGNGEVRVFDEDAHAEGEDDDEDVEDVELDPSAFPDDEAYARALQDAEEREMAARLLALAGINESEDSDEDEEDHDGNSQDAWDEVDPDELSYEELLALGEVVGTESRGLPAETIASLPSINYKSQGSQEGISDSCVICRLDFEDDDTLILLSCKHSYHSECINSWLKINKVCPVCSAEVPTSQMS; translated from the exons ATGGAGAACACCAATGACAAGGCTGATTCCGGCAACCAGGAAAACCCCAACGATCACTGCAATCCTAGCAACGACAATGACAACCCTATCTCCGGCGACGTCGCCGGAAATCGCCCCCTGAGAACCCCCTTCACCGACCTTAGTCAAGTCGACGCCGATCTAGCACTTGCTCGCACTCTCCAGGAACAG GAAAGAGCTTATATGATGTTGAGAATGGGAGGCGATGTAGGGAGTGATTCTGAGAGTTGGGAAACGGAGAGTTACGATGATTTTGACGATGCCGGTGAGGAGGATtacgatgagtcggatgttgaggtGGGCAATGGTGAAGTGCGTGTATTTGATGAGGATGCTCATGCTGAAGGAGAAGACGATGATGAGGATGTCGAAGATGTTGAATTGGATCCGTCTGCATTTCCTGATGATGAAGCATATGCGAGAGCATTGCAAGATGCTGAAGAACGCGAGATGGCAGCTAGATTGTTGGCCCTGGCTGGGATAAATGAAA gtgaagattccgatgaagatgaagaggatCATGATGGCAATTCTCAG GATGCATGGGACGAGGTTGACCCTGATGAACTATCATATGAG GAGCTGCTTGCCCTCGGTGAAGTTGTTGGAACAGAAAGCAGGGGCCTTCCTGCAGAGACAATCGCTTCCTTGCCATCAATTAACTACAAATCACAAGGCAGCCAGGAAGGAATCAGTGATTC CTGTGTTATATGTCGGCTGGACTTTGAAGATGACGACACCTTGATACTCCTTTCTTGTAAACATTCCTACCATTCAGAATGCATCAACAGTTGGTTAAAGATAAACAAG GTCTGTCCTGTATGCAGTGCCGAAGTCCCAACGTCTCAGATGAGCTAG
- the LOC121802520 gene encoding tobamovirus multiplication protein 3-like produces the protein MPISAPIQFLLLLLSLVEFSHHHFCSIAISSSMSDNQPVPEALADMLSRSTAPLALLLQDAVNWWDTVNKSVVWQDRIFHLLAALYGLVTAVALVQLVRIQLRVPEYGWTTQKVFHFLNFLVNAVRCLVFIFRRDIQDLEPEIFQHVVLDLPSLAFFTTYALLVLFWAEIYYQARAVSTDWLGPTFYTINGVVYAIQIILWVVQWWKPIHATVILSRMFFAGVSLFAALGFILYGGRLFLMLQRFPVESKGRRKKLQEVGYMTTICFSCFLIRSIMMCFNALQTAADLDVLDHPVLNFIYYFLVEILPSALILFILRKLPPRRGITQYHPIR, from the exons ATGCCAATCTCTGCTCCAATtcagtttcttcttcttctcctctctctcgTGGAATTCTCACACCACCATTTCTGTTCGATTGCGATCTCCTCTTCCATGTCCGACAATCAACCGGTACCGGAGGCGCTGGCGGATATGCTGAGCCGATCCACGGCGCCGCTCGCTCTTCTCCTCCAGGACGCCGTCAACTGGTGGGACACCGTCAACAAGTCTGTCGTCTGGCAGGATCGGATTTTCCACCTCCTCGCCGCGCTCTATGGACTCGTCACCGCTGTTGCTCTT GTACAATTGGTAAGGATACAATTGAGAGTACCGGAGTATGGTTGGACAACGCAGAAAGTATTCCATTTCCTCAACTTCTTGGTTAATGCAG TGCGATGCTTAGTGTTTATATTCCGTAGGGACATTCAAGATTTAGAGCCAGAG ATTTTCCAACATGTGGTGCTCGACCTGCCGAGTCTCGCCTTCTTCACTACTTATGCACTATTAGTGTTGTTCTGGGCAGAGATTTATTATCAG GCTCGTGCTGTATCAACTGATTGGCTGGGCCCCACTTTTTACACAATCAATGGCGTGGTGTATGCCATTCAG ATAATTTTATGGGTAGTCCAGTGGTGGAAGCCTATACATGCAACTGTCATTCTGTCGAGAATGTTCTTTGCAG GTGTTTCTTTATTTGCGGCCTTGGGATTTATTCTCTATGGTGGAAG GCTGTTCTTGATGTTACAACGATTCCCCGTAGAATCAAAAGGGCGACGCAAGAAACTACAGGAG GTTGGCTACATGACCACGATATGCTTTTCATGTTTTCTCATTCGAAGTATTATG ATGTGCTTTAATGCGTTGCAGACAGCTGCAGATCTAGACGTTCTGGATCACCCCGTGTTgaatttcatatattatttt CTGGTGGAGATCTTGCCTTCAGCACTCATCCTGTTTATACTGAGGAAGCTGCCCCCAAGGCGCGGGATCACACAATATCATCCAATCCGGTAA
- the LOC121802814 gene encoding TIMELESS-interacting protein-like translates to MSGVNSGGAAPTGCYKCGRPGHWSRDCPSDPSTSETNNYDNQRSNLDPSSRSSSRPPLAPQKPKQKAPRKVRPKLTPDLLLSDAGIGHILRYFPPALKCRGRGHEVDDLRHLLRMYADWHSRLLPYYNFEQFLDKVERVGSSKRVKVCLRDLRDKVSNGVDPTKLQEDQLQQDSVDEQDTSGLDMPCDTQENNNMQTEDDNDFQEDMPQSIWEEATQEPSQPVVADTSRAEEVPNQTVEVNPSNSNTYVMTEEQKARMEANRLRALERAAARALSKQA, encoded by the exons ATGAGCGGCGTTAATAGCGGCGGCGCAGCCCCAACCGGCTGCTACAAGTGTGGCCGTCCCGGCCACTGGTCTCGCGACTGTCCCTCCGATCCCAGCACCTCCGAAACAAACAACTACGACAATCAACGTTCCAACCTCGATCCGAGCTCAAGGTCCTCGTCCAGGCCGCCTCTCGCTCCACAGAAGCCCAAGCAAAAGGCACCGAGAAAAGTCAGGCCCAAGCTTACTCCCGATCTGCTACTCTCCGACGCCGGCATTGGCCACATCCTCCGCTACTTCCCGCCCGCTCTCAAATGCCGCGGCCGCGGCCACGAG GTTGATGATCTGCGACACCTACTTCGGATGTATGCTGACTGGCACTCACGATTACTTCCCTATTATAACTTCGAACAATTCTTAGATAAGGTGGAACGAGTGGGCAGTTCAAAGCGTGTCAAG GTGTGTCTTAGAGATCTACGTGACAAAGTTTCGAATGGAGTAGACCCTACGAAGCTGCAGGAGGATCAACTTCAGCAAGACTCAGTTGATGAACAAG ATACAAGTGGCCTCGACATGCCATGCGACACCCAGGAGAATAATAATATGCAAACCGAAGATGATAATGATTTTCAAGAAGACATGCCTCAAAGCATCTGGGAGGAAGCCACTCaa GAACCTTCTCAGCCTGTTGTTGCTGATACGTCTAGAGCGGAGGAGGTGCCGAACCAGACAGTGGAAGTGAACCCCAGTAACTCTAATACATATGTAATGACGGAAGAGCAAAAGGCGCGCATGGAAGCTAACAGATTGAGAGCATTGGAAAGGGCAGCTGCTAGAGCCCTCTCTAAACAGGCTTGA
- the LOC121801945 gene encoding uncharacterized protein LOC121801945 isoform X1, producing the protein MAGEFNPGGFHHLYKSGGGGTSSGSSGEHDLIPVPNYYGGSLNLGGMQYFSSAAGPSSSSSSPLLLDSVPGLKHDTGLAVEWSVEEQYKLEEGLAKYAHEPYILQYIKIAASLQDKTVRDVALRCRWMMRKRRKQQDLSFGKKMKEGKNKLMEASLKNKVSSAPPLNLPAYSLPSNHHNQSEYIFSGVLSYGVGHLLEENNHAFGQISTNLSTLKLQENINLFFRTRNNLTTVLNDIKNMPGIMSQMPPLPVLVNEELVCSIFPHSSQHMTFGASSSIPLKQEPGC; encoded by the exons ATGGCGGGTGAGTTCAACCCCGGCGGCTTCCACCACCTCTACAAATCCGGCGGCGGAGGGACGAGCAGCGGCTCCTCCGGAGAGCACGACCTGATTCCCGTGCCCAATTACTACGGGGGGAGCTTGAATTTGGGGGGGATGCAGTATTTCAGCTCCGCGGCGGgcccttcctcctcctcctcgtcgccgCTTCTGCTGGACTCTGTTCCAGGGTTGAAGCACGACACGGGGCTGGCAGTGGAGTGGTCTGTGGAGGAACAGTATAAGTTGGAGGAAGGTCTGGCCAA GTATGCGCATGAACCCTATATTCTGCAGTATATTAAGATAGCAGCTTCCCTCCAGGACAAAACTGTACGTGATGTCGCTCTTCGGTGTAGATGGATGATG AGAAAGCGAAGGAAACAGCAGGACCTGAGCTTTGGGAAGAAAATGAAGGAAGGAAAG AATAAACTAATGGAAGCATCTCTAAAGAATAAAGTCTCTTCAGCTCCGCCATTGAACCTGCCTGCATATTCTTTGCCTTCAAACCATCATAATCAGAGTGAGTACATATTTTCCGGAG TACTTAGTTACGGAGTCGGGCATCTGTTGGAAGAAAATAACCATGCTTTTGGTCAAATATCTACAAATCTTTCAACTCTCAAG TTGCAGGAAAATATTAATCTCTTTTTTCGTACAAGGAACAACTTAACCACAGTTTTGAACGA CATAAAAAACATGCCTGGGATTATGAGTCAGATGCCACCACTTCCCGTTCTTGTAAATGAGGAACTTGTTTGTAGTATTTTTCCGCATTCATCTCAG CACATGACATTTGGCGCTTCAAGTTCAATACCTCTGAAGCAGGAGCCAGGATGCTGA
- the LOC121801945 gene encoding uncharacterized protein LOC121801945 isoform X2, producing MAGEFNPGGFHHLYKSGGGGTSSGSSGEHDLIPVPNYYGGSLNLGGMQYFSSAAGPSSSSSSPLLLDSVPGLKHDTGLAVEWSVEEQYKLEEGLAKYAHEPYILQYIKIAASLQDKTVRDVALRCRWMMRKRRKQQDLSFGKKMKEGKNKLMEASLKNKVSSAPPLNLPAYSLPSNHHNQILSYGVGHLLEENNHAFGQISTNLSTLKLQENINLFFRTRNNLTTVLNDIKNMPGIMSQMPPLPVLVNEELVCSIFPHSSQHMTFGASSSIPLKQEPGC from the exons ATGGCGGGTGAGTTCAACCCCGGCGGCTTCCACCACCTCTACAAATCCGGCGGCGGAGGGACGAGCAGCGGCTCCTCCGGAGAGCACGACCTGATTCCCGTGCCCAATTACTACGGGGGGAGCTTGAATTTGGGGGGGATGCAGTATTTCAGCTCCGCGGCGGgcccttcctcctcctcctcgtcgccgCTTCTGCTGGACTCTGTTCCAGGGTTGAAGCACGACACGGGGCTGGCAGTGGAGTGGTCTGTGGAGGAACAGTATAAGTTGGAGGAAGGTCTGGCCAA GTATGCGCATGAACCCTATATTCTGCAGTATATTAAGATAGCAGCTTCCCTCCAGGACAAAACTGTACGTGATGTCGCTCTTCGGTGTAGATGGATGATG AGAAAGCGAAGGAAACAGCAGGACCTGAGCTTTGGGAAGAAAATGAAGGAAGGAAAG AATAAACTAATGGAAGCATCTCTAAAGAATAAAGTCTCTTCAGCTCCGCCATTGAACCTGCCTGCATATTCTTTGCCTTCAAACCATCATAATCAGA TACTTAGTTACGGAGTCGGGCATCTGTTGGAAGAAAATAACCATGCTTTTGGTCAAATATCTACAAATCTTTCAACTCTCAAG TTGCAGGAAAATATTAATCTCTTTTTTCGTACAAGGAACAACTTAACCACAGTTTTGAACGA CATAAAAAACATGCCTGGGATTATGAGTCAGATGCCACCACTTCCCGTTCTTGTAAATGAGGAACTTGTTTGTAGTATTTTTCCGCATTCATCTCAG CACATGACATTTGGCGCTTCAAGTTCAATACCTCTGAAGCAGGAGCCAGGATGCTGA